In Cedecea neteri, a single genomic region encodes these proteins:
- the udp gene encoding uridine phosphorylase, giving the protein MSKSDVFHLGLTKNDLQGATLAIVPGDPERVEKIAALMDKPVKLASHREFTSWRAELDGKPVIICSTGIGGPSTSIAVEELAQLGIRTFLRVGTTGAIQPNINVGDVLVTTASVRLDGASLHFAPMEYPAVADFACTTALVEAAKAVGATTHIGVTASSDTFYPGQERYDTLSGRVVSRFKGSMKEWQEMGVMNYEMESATLLTMCSSQGLRAGMVAGVIVNRTQQEIPNAETMKKTESHAVKIVVEAARRLL; this is encoded by the coding sequence ATGTCCAAGTCTGATGTTTTCCATCTCGGCCTCACTAAAAATGACCTGCAAGGGGCTACGCTTGCCATCGTCCCTGGCGATCCTGAGCGTGTGGAAAAAATCGCCGCGCTGATGGACAAGCCGGTTAAGCTGGCTTCCCACCGTGAATTCACTTCCTGGCGTGCTGAACTCGACGGCAAGCCGGTGATCATCTGTTCTACTGGTATCGGCGGCCCATCTACCTCTATTGCTGTTGAAGAACTGGCGCAGCTTGGCATCCGTACTTTCCTGCGCGTCGGGACGACCGGGGCGATTCAGCCGAACATCAACGTGGGCGATGTGCTCGTGACCACCGCATCCGTTCGCCTTGATGGTGCCAGCCTGCACTTCGCGCCAATGGAATACCCGGCTGTGGCAGACTTCGCATGTACTACTGCGCTGGTTGAAGCGGCAAAAGCCGTGGGCGCGACGACCCACATCGGCGTGACCGCATCCTCCGACACCTTCTACCCTGGGCAGGAGCGTTACGATACGCTGTCCGGCCGCGTGGTGAGCCGCTTCAAAGGCTCAATGAAAGAGTGGCAGGAAATGGGCGTGATGAACTATGAAATGGAATCTGCCACGCTGCTGACCATGTGTTCCAGCCAGGGCCTGCGTGCGGGTATGGTTGCCGGGGTCATTGTGAACCGTACTCAGCAAGAGATTCCTAATGCTGAGACGATGAAGAAAACGGAAAGCCACGCGGTGAAAATCGTGGTCGAGGCGGCGCGTCGCCTGCTGTAG
- a CDS encoding dienelactone hydrolase family protein codes for MKQKQTTHNTPGEGFAPAASPIAPTALLTPDDAILSGETSIPSQGDNMPAYHARPKNADGPLPVVIVIQEIFGVHEHIRDICRRLALEGYLAIAPELYFRQGEPGDFADIPTLLSGLVSKVPDNQVLGDLDHVASWASRNGGDVHRLLVTGFCWGGRIAWLYAAHNPQLKAAVAWYGKLTGEKTLNSHHHPVDIAVNLNAPVLGLYGGQDTGISQESVETMRQALRAANARAEIIVYPEAGHAFNADYRPSYHEESAKDGWERMLEWFKRYGVRK; via the coding sequence ATGAAACAAAAGCAAACAACACATAACACACCGGGCGAAGGCTTCGCACCGGCGGCCTCACCCATCGCCCCCACTGCTTTGCTAACGCCGGACGACGCTATTCTTTCTGGGGAAACGTCTATTCCAAGCCAGGGCGACAATATGCCGGCTTACCACGCCAGACCCAAAAATGCCGATGGCCCGCTGCCGGTCGTTATTGTCATTCAGGAGATTTTTGGCGTTCACGAACATATCCGAGATATTTGCCGTCGGCTGGCGCTTGAAGGCTATCTGGCCATCGCCCCGGAGCTTTATTTTCGCCAGGGAGAACCGGGTGACTTCGCCGATATCCCCACGTTGTTAAGTGGCCTGGTCTCAAAAGTACCGGACAATCAGGTGCTGGGCGATCTTGATCATGTGGCCAGCTGGGCGTCACGCAACGGTGGCGACGTGCATCGCCTGCTGGTAACCGGTTTTTGCTGGGGCGGGCGAATTGCCTGGCTTTATGCGGCGCACAATCCACAGCTCAAAGCGGCCGTCGCCTGGTACGGCAAGCTGACGGGTGAGAAAACGTTGAATTCTCACCATCACCCGGTAGATATCGCCGTCAATCTTAATGCGCCAGTGCTAGGCCTGTATGGTGGCCAGGATACCGGGATCTCTCAGGAAAGCGTTGAGACCATGCGCCAGGCACTAAGAGCGGCCAATGCCAGGGCGGAAATCATTGTTTACCCGGAAGCCGGACATGCTTTTAACGCAGATTATCGCCCGAGCTACCATGAAGAGTCGGCCAAAGATGGCTGGGAAAGGATGCTCGAGTGGTTTAAACGCTACGGCGTGAGAAAGTAA